The following are encoded together in the Bicyclus anynana chromosome 2, ilBicAnyn1.1, whole genome shotgun sequence genome:
- the LOC112058456 gene encoding ubiquitin-conjugating enzyme E2 C: protein MAQNINPHYASSSNPAKQNEDTIKLKDNHAVSKRLQKELMELMRCADKGISAFPESENLFKWIGTINGPLDTVYAGHKYKLSLEFPNSYPYAPPVVKFLTPCFHPNVDTCGLICLDILKDKWTALYDVRTVLLSIQSLLAEPNTHSPLNQQASYLWPNQPAYKKYLDEFYSKHRD from the exons ATGGCTCAGAACATTAATCCTCACTATGCGTCGTCGTCGAATCCTGCTAAACAAAACGAGGacactataaaattaaaagacaatCACGCTGTGAGCAAACG ATTGCAGAAAGAGCTCATGGAGCTTATGCGATGTGCGGACAAAGGGATCTCGGCGTTTCCGGAGAGCGAAAACCTTTTCAAATGGATAGGCACCATCAACGGCCCTCTGGACacggtgtacgcgggccacaaGTACAAGTTGTCGCTGGAGTTCCCCAACTCGTACCCCTACGCGCCACCCGTGGTGAAGTTCTTGACTCCGTGCTTTCATCCCAACGTGGATACGTGTGGATTAATATGTTTAGATATATTGAAAGACAAGTGGACGGCCCTTTACGACGTCCGCACCGTCCTCCTGTCCATACAGAGTCTGTTAGCAGAGCCCAATACACACAGCCCTCTCAACCAGCAAGCGTCATATCTATGGCCGAACCAACCCGCCtataagaaatatttagatGAATTTTATAGTAAACATAGAGACTAA
- the LOC112058401 gene encoding replication stress response regulator SDE2, producing the protein MAQVIYFENRLLLNIECLNVSGLKHNISTQYGIPVKDLFATLNGKLVCDDFNLEDSENVVRVWSRIVGGKGGFGSMLRAIGAQIEKTTNREACRDLSGRRLRDINEEKRLRKWLEGQEDREREATERKQKKLERLIAEPKISVNLNPQYEKERQELPERVSAAVDVGWQAAGTSKEGTKRKADEETSKGKKKAKLWIDAELSDCSSLSEDEEEDVKCNAAQAVSTDSGNESDRCSVSSKIQ; encoded by the coding sequence atggcGCAAgtgatttattttgaaaatcgttTGCTGCTCAACATTGAATGTTTGAACGTGTCCGGATTGAAGCACAATATTTCAACACAATATGGAATTCCTGTGAAAGATTTGTTTGCTACATTAAACGGGAAACTTGTGTGCGATGATTTTAACTTGGAGGACAGTGAAAATGTCGTTAGAGTGTGGTCAAGAATCGTCGGTGGGAAAGGGGGCTTCGGATCCATGTTACGTGCCATCGGAGCGCAGATCGAAAAAACTACGAACCGCGAGGCGTGTCGAGATCTGTCCGGGAGGCGTTTGCGCGACATAAACGAAGAAAAGAGACTCAGGAAGTGGCTGGAGGGCCAGGAAGATCGCGAACGCGAAGCTACTGAGCGTAAACAGAAAAAGTTGGAACGTTTAATTGCAGAGCCCAAAATTTCCGTGAATTTGAATCCCCAATATGAAAAAGAACGTCAGGAGTTGCCCGAGCGCGTGAGTGCTGCAGTCGACGTCGGCTGGCAGGCCGCAGGGACATCTAAAGAAGGTACTAAACGTAAGGCAGACGAGGAAACGAGCAAAGGGAAGAAAAAGGCCAAACTGTGGATAGATGCGGAGCTGTCAGACTGTTCCTCTCTAAGCGAGGATGAGGAAGAAGACGTGAAATGCAATGCTGCACAAGCAGTGTCCACAGACAGCGGTAATGAGTCAGATAGGTGTTCCGTTAGTAGtaaaatacagtaa